From the genome of Streptomyces sp. NBC_01317, one region includes:
- a CDS encoding LysR family transcriptional regulator, whose protein sequence is MTDVEGHSRNSRQSLAHRVPDLGALELLLAVARLGSLGRAARETGISQPAASGRVQAMERQLGVALLDRSPRGSRLTDAGILVTEWARRVVESAEAFDAGAQALRARQDSRLRIAASMTIAEYLLPGWLIALHRARPGTAVSLYAGNSDSVGARVLAHEADLGFVEGPTVPAGLDATVIWHDRLVVVAAPGHPWARRRAPLDPAELAATGLILREPGSGNRQVLDAALAPYGGPAAPLLELASTTALKAAVMGGVGPCVLSELAVVEELAARRLVAVPVTGIGLRRELRAVWPAGPRPTGPARDLLALTRREP, encoded by the coding sequence ATGACCGACGTGGAAGGGCATTCCCGGAATTCCCGGCAGTCTCTCGCACACCGCGTGCCCGACCTCGGCGCGCTGGAGCTGCTGCTCGCCGTCGCCCGGCTGGGCAGCCTCGGCCGCGCGGCCCGGGAGACGGGCATCAGCCAGCCCGCCGCCAGCGGCCGTGTCCAGGCCATGGAACGGCAGCTCGGGGTGGCCCTGCTGGACCGCTCGCCGCGCGGCTCCCGGCTCACCGACGCGGGGATCCTCGTCACGGAGTGGGCCCGGCGCGTCGTGGAGTCGGCGGAGGCCTTCGACGCGGGCGCGCAGGCGCTGCGGGCCCGCCAGGACTCGCGGCTGCGGATCGCCGCCAGCATGACCATCGCCGAGTACCTGCTGCCGGGCTGGCTGATCGCGCTCCACCGGGCCCGTCCCGGCACGGCCGTCTCCTTGTACGCGGGCAACTCGGACAGCGTCGGGGCACGCGTCCTCGCCCACGAGGCGGATCTCGGCTTCGTGGAGGGCCCGACCGTACCGGCGGGGCTCGACGCCACCGTCATCTGGCACGACCGGCTGGTCGTGGTCGCGGCGCCCGGCCACCCCTGGGCCCGCCGCCGCGCTCCGCTCGACCCCGCCGAACTCGCCGCCACCGGCCTGATCCTGCGGGAACCGGGCTCCGGCAACCGCCAGGTGCTGGACGCCGCCCTCGCCCCGTACGGAGGTCCCGCCGCGCCCCTGCTGGAACTGGCGTCCACCACCGCGCTCAAGGCCGCCGTGATGGGCGGCGTGGGGCCGTGCGTCCTGAGCGAACTCGCGGTGGTGGAGGAACTGGCGGCCCGCCGCCTGGTCGCCGTGCCGGTGACCGGGATCGGGCTGCGCCGCGAACTGCGGGCCGTCTGGCCGGCGGGCCCTCGGCCCACGGGCCCGGCCCGCGACCTGCTGGCGCTGACGCGGCGGGAGCCGTGA
- a CDS encoding helix-turn-helix domain-containing protein — translation MDDKEALRVGAAVRRRRRSLGLTLAAVAARSGLSVPFLSQIENERARPSTRSLERVADALETTIPKLHAAADSARTVDVVRAGDGGPGVRRVARGGHQLHAKEYTGEQDTGREYQHRNDEVMYIADGAAEVEAEGRAYRLERGDTLYLSGGVRHRWRATEPGTRILVVAVAEHIDATVDPPR, via the coding sequence ATGGACGACAAGGAAGCCCTCAGGGTGGGCGCCGCCGTCCGCAGGAGGCGCAGGTCGCTGGGCCTGACGCTGGCGGCGGTCGCGGCCCGCAGCGGGTTGTCCGTGCCCTTCCTGAGCCAGATCGAGAACGAACGCGCCAGGCCGAGCACCCGCTCCCTGGAGCGGGTGGCCGACGCCCTGGAGACGACGATCCCCAAGCTGCACGCGGCGGCCGACTCCGCGCGGACGGTCGACGTCGTCCGGGCCGGGGACGGCGGCCCGGGGGTCCGCCGGGTGGCGCGCGGCGGGCATCAGCTGCACGCCAAGGAGTACACGGGCGAGCAGGACACCGGGCGGGAGTACCAGCACCGCAACGACGAGGTGATGTACATCGCGGACGGCGCGGCGGAGGTCGAGGCCGAGGGGCGCGCGTACCGCCTGGAGCGCGGCGACACGCTTTATCTGTCCGGTGGGGTACGGCACCGCTGGCGCGCCACGGAGCCGGGCACCCGCATCCTCGTCGTCGCCGTCGCGGAACACATCGACGCGACCGTCGACCCGCCGCGCTGA
- a CDS encoding TDT family transporter: MVSLAHPRVRLPASAGLPALRHLGPAWYATVMGTAVVASAGAALPLRIPGLRTTATAVWALSAVLLAAVLAARATRWARHRDAARADLLDPAVAPFYGCLPMALLAVGGATLAVGGDVLGQRAAVLVDGVLFGVGTVLGLVVAVTIPYLMVVRHRPTLADVSPAWLLPVVPPLVAAGAGAGLVPHLPAGQGREALLLGCYAMFGLSLLATLALLPLIVGRLTLHGPLPLALTPAMFLVLGPLGQSATAVGRLADVAPTAVGGSLPSALGAFAVVYGVPVMGFALLWLALSAALVVRALRRGMPFSLGWWAFTFPVGTCVTGAEALAHRTGLMAFQWLAVGLFALLVSAWVMACAGTVRGLLSGALPAGPPVLRPGTARTR; encoded by the coding sequence ATGGTCAGCCTCGCCCACCCGCGCGTACGCCTCCCTGCCTCTGCCGGGCTCCCCGCGCTGCGGCACCTCGGACCCGCCTGGTACGCGACCGTCATGGGCACGGCCGTCGTGGCGAGCGCCGGGGCCGCCCTCCCCCTGCGGATACCGGGCCTGCGGACCACCGCCACGGCGGTGTGGGCGCTGTCGGCGGTGCTGCTCGCCGCCGTACTGGCCGCCCGTGCCACGCGCTGGGCGCGCCACCGCGACGCGGCCCGCGCCGATCTCCTGGACCCGGCGGTCGCGCCCTTCTACGGATGCCTGCCGATGGCGCTGCTGGCCGTGGGCGGCGCGACCCTCGCCGTGGGGGGTGACGTGCTCGGGCAGCGGGCCGCCGTGCTCGTGGACGGGGTCCTGTTCGGCGTGGGGACGGTCCTCGGGCTGGTGGTCGCCGTGACGATCCCGTACCTGATGGTCGTACGACACCGGCCGACCCTCGCGGACGTGTCGCCGGCCTGGCTGCTGCCGGTGGTCCCGCCCCTGGTCGCGGCGGGGGCCGGGGCCGGGCTGGTGCCGCACCTGCCGGCCGGGCAGGGCCGGGAGGCGCTGCTGCTGGGCTGTTACGCGATGTTCGGGCTGAGCCTGCTCGCCACGCTCGCGCTGCTGCCCCTGATCGTCGGCCGGCTGACGCTGCACGGCCCGCTGCCGCTCGCGCTGACGCCCGCGATGTTCCTGGTGCTCGGCCCGCTCGGACAGTCGGCCACGGCGGTGGGGCGGCTCGCGGACGTGGCGCCGACGGCGGTAGGCGGCTCCCTTCCGTCCGCCCTCGGCGCGTTCGCCGTGGTGTACGGCGTGCCGGTGATGGGGTTCGCGCTGCTGTGGCTGGCGCTGTCCGCCGCGCTGGTGGTACGGGCGCTGCGGCGCGGGATGCCGTTCTCGCTGGGCTGGTGGGCCTTCACCTTCCCGGTCGGCACCTGTGTGACCGGCGCGGAGGCGCTGGCGCACCGGACCGGTCTGATGGCCTTCCAGTGGCTCGCGGTGGGCCTGTTCGCCCTGCTGGTGTCGGCCTGGGTCATGGCCTGCGCGGGAACGGTACGGGGTCTGCTCAGCGGAGCGCTGCCCGCAGGGCCGCCGGTGCTTCGGCCAGGGACGGCCCGTACCAGGTGA
- a CDS encoding aldehyde dehydrogenase family protein translates to MLNPATGEVVTTVAATTLEQVDTAVVRATVAQARWAAAAPADRARLLRRFAAAVDAHTEELALLEVTEAGHTIGNARWEAGNVRDLLDYSAGGVERLTGRQIPVAGGLDITLLEPLGVVGVIAPWNFPMPIAAWGTAPALAAGNAVLLKPAETTPLTALRLAELALEAGLPEHLFQVLPGAGPVAGNALVEHPGVAKIVFTGSTRIGKQIMARSAGLVKRVTLELGGKSPNIVFADSDLALAAATAPMAFLDNSGQDCCARTRILVQREVHERFLELLAPAVESVVVGDPSDEKTQMGPLISAVQLERVRSYVPEGAAGIRGGAPEGPGFWFPPTVLTDQDAGSPVATDEVFGPVAVVLPFDDEEDAVRLANATDYGLAGSIWTRDVGRALRVSRAVAAGNLSVNSHSSVRYGTPFGGYKQSGLGRELGPDALAAFTETKNVFISTEA, encoded by the coding sequence ATCCTCAATCCCGCCACCGGCGAGGTCGTGACCACGGTGGCGGCGACCACCCTGGAGCAGGTCGACACCGCGGTCGTACGGGCCACCGTCGCGCAGGCCCGCTGGGCCGCCGCGGCCCCCGCCGACCGCGCGCGGCTGCTGCGCCGCTTCGCCGCCGCGGTCGACGCCCACACCGAGGAACTGGCCCTCCTGGAGGTCACCGAGGCCGGCCACACCATCGGCAACGCCCGCTGGGAGGCCGGCAACGTCCGCGACCTCCTCGACTACTCCGCCGGGGGAGTCGAACGACTGACGGGTCGTCAGATCCCGGTCGCCGGCGGCCTCGACATCACCCTGCTCGAACCCCTCGGCGTGGTCGGCGTCATCGCCCCCTGGAACTTCCCGATGCCGATCGCCGCCTGGGGCACCGCCCCCGCCCTCGCGGCCGGCAACGCCGTCCTGCTCAAACCCGCCGAGACCACGCCGCTCACCGCGCTGCGCCTGGCCGAACTCGCCCTGGAAGCAGGCCTTCCCGAGCACCTCTTCCAGGTCCTGCCCGGCGCCGGCCCCGTCGCGGGCAACGCGCTGGTCGAACACCCGGGCGTCGCCAAGATCGTGTTCACCGGATCCACCCGGATCGGCAAGCAGATCATGGCCAGGAGCGCCGGCCTGGTGAAGCGCGTGACCCTCGAACTCGGCGGCAAGAGCCCGAACATCGTCTTCGCCGACTCCGATCTCGCCCTCGCCGCCGCCACCGCCCCGATGGCGTTCCTCGACAACAGCGGCCAGGACTGCTGCGCCCGTACCCGCATCCTCGTCCAGCGGGAGGTCCACGAGCGGTTCCTCGAACTGCTCGCCCCCGCCGTCGAGTCGGTCGTCGTCGGCGACCCCTCCGACGAGAAGACGCAGATGGGCCCGCTGATCTCGGCGGTCCAGCTGGAGCGCGTACGGTCGTACGTCCCCGAAGGCGCCGCGGGCATCCGGGGCGGCGCGCCGGAAGGGCCCGGCTTCTGGTTCCCGCCGACCGTCCTCACCGACCAGGACGCCGGCTCCCCGGTCGCGACGGACGAGGTCTTCGGACCGGTCGCCGTCGTCCTGCCCTTCGACGACGAGGAGGACGCCGTCCGGCTGGCCAACGCCACGGACTACGGCCTCGCCGGGTCCATCTGGACCCGGGACGTGGGCCGCGCCCTGCGCGTCTCGCGGGCCGTCGCGGCGGGCAACCTGTCGGTCAACTCCCACAGCAGCGTCCGTTACGGGACGCCGTTCGGCGGCTACAAGCAGTCCGGACTCGGCCGCGAACTGGGCCCCGACGCCCTCGCGGCCTTCACGGAAACCAAGAACGTCTTCATCAGCACGGAGGCCTGA
- a CDS encoding glutamine synthetase family protein — translation MADRTPPLSVEELRILVESGEIDTVVLAFPDMQGRLQGKRFAAPFFLEEVLEHGTEGCNYLLAVDTEMNTVDGYAMSSWDRGYGDFAMRPDFSTLRRVPWNEGTAMLLADLAWNDGSPVVAAPRQILRRQLERLAERGFTAHAGTELEFIVFKDTYEQAWDSGYKGLTPANQYNIDYSVLGTGRIEPLLRRIRNDMTAAGLVVESAKGECNPGQHEIVFKYDEALVTCDQHAVYKTGAKEIASQEGVSLTFMAKYNEREGNSCHIHLSLQDEHGANAMAGDGPGGMSDVMRHFLAGQLAALRDFSLLYAPNINSYKRFQPGSFAPTAVAWGPDNRTCALRVVGHGRSLRFENRLPGGDVNPHLAVAGLVAAGLYGIEHELDLPEACTGNAYTGDYAHVPTSLREAAELWENSPIARAAFGDEVVAHYRNMARVEVEAYDAAVTDWELRRSFERL, via the coding sequence GTGGCAGACCGCACACCCCCGCTCAGCGTCGAGGAACTGCGCATCCTGGTCGAGAGCGGCGAGATCGACACGGTCGTCCTGGCCTTCCCCGACATGCAGGGGCGGCTCCAGGGCAAGCGGTTCGCCGCGCCCTTCTTCCTCGAAGAGGTCCTGGAGCACGGCACCGAGGGCTGCAACTACCTCCTCGCCGTCGACACGGAGATGAACACGGTCGACGGCTACGCGATGTCCTCCTGGGACCGCGGCTACGGCGACTTCGCGATGCGTCCCGACTTCTCCACCCTGCGCCGCGTCCCCTGGAACGAGGGTACGGCGATGCTCCTCGCCGACCTCGCCTGGAACGACGGCTCCCCCGTCGTCGCCGCGCCCCGCCAGATCCTCCGCCGCCAGCTGGAGCGCCTGGCCGAGCGCGGCTTCACGGCGCACGCCGGCACGGAGCTGGAGTTCATCGTCTTCAAGGACACCTACGAGCAGGCCTGGGACAGCGGGTACAAGGGCCTGACCCCCGCCAACCAGTACAACATCGACTACTCCGTCCTCGGCACCGGCCGGATCGAGCCGCTGCTGCGCCGTATCCGCAACGACATGACGGCCGCCGGACTGGTCGTGGAGTCGGCCAAGGGCGAGTGCAACCCCGGGCAGCACGAGATCGTCTTCAAGTACGACGAAGCGCTCGTCACCTGTGACCAGCACGCCGTCTACAAGACCGGCGCCAAGGAGATCGCCTCGCAGGAGGGCGTCTCACTGACGTTCATGGCCAAGTACAACGAGCGCGAGGGCAACTCCTGCCACATCCACCTCTCGCTCCAGGACGAGCACGGCGCCAACGCCATGGCCGGGGACGGCCCCGGCGGGATGTCGGACGTCATGCGGCACTTCCTCGCGGGCCAGCTCGCCGCGCTGCGTGACTTCTCCCTGCTGTACGCGCCGAACATCAACTCGTACAAACGCTTCCAGCCCGGATCCTTCGCCCCCACCGCCGTCGCCTGGGGCCCCGACAACCGCACCTGCGCGCTGCGCGTCGTCGGCCACGGCCGCTCCCTGCGCTTCGAGAACCGGCTGCCGGGCGGGGACGTCAACCCGCACCTCGCCGTCGCCGGGCTCGTCGCCGCCGGGCTGTACGGCATCGAGCACGAGCTGGACCTCCCCGAGGCGTGCACCGGCAACGCCTACACCGGCGACTACGCGCACGTCCCGACCTCCCTGCGCGAGGCGGCCGAGCTGTGGGAGAACAGCCCCATCGCCCGGGCGGCCTTCGGCGACGAGGTCGTGGCCCACTACCGCAACATGGCGCGGGTCGAGGTCGAGGCCTACGACGCCGCGGTGACCGACTGGGAGCTGCGCCGCTCCTTCGAACGCCTGTGA
- the eat gene encoding ethanolamine permease yields the protein MSDGTDSRVPTTPADSVPGAGQGPGHGQAPGTEDADYLRRRTLRRGSAGWLLLTGLGVAYVVSGDFSGWNLGLAEGGFGGLALATLLMGVMYACLVFSLAELSAILPTAGGGYGFARRALGTWGGFLTGTAILIEYILAPAAIALFIGDYVESLGLFGLTSDWPVYLACFLIFIGIHLWGVGEALRFSLVVTAVAVAALLIFAVGAFTEFDTGGLNDIPVDQDAFGSGSWLPFGLLGIWSAFPFGMWFFLGVEGVPLAAEEAKDPVRSMPKALSISMAVLALLALITFFAATGARGSAAVADAGNPLVVALQGDGKPTALSRFVNYAGLAGLVASFFSLIYAGSRQLFALSRAGYLPRFLSLTSRRKAPYLGLLIPGAIGFALAAGSGDGGRMLNVAVFGATISYALMALSHLVLRRREPGLPRPYRTPGGTLTSGTAFVLALSALVATFLVDKDAAFIALGVYAVALAYFTFYSRHRLVAAAPEEEFAALAEAEAELERG from the coding sequence ATGAGCGACGGCACCGACTCGCGCGTCCCCACCACCCCGGCCGATTCCGTCCCCGGCGCGGGTCAGGGTCCCGGCCACGGTCAGGCCCCCGGCACCGAAGACGCCGACTACCTGCGCCGCCGTACGCTGCGCCGGGGCAGCGCCGGCTGGCTGCTCCTCACCGGCCTCGGAGTCGCGTACGTCGTCTCCGGGGACTTCTCCGGCTGGAACCTCGGCCTCGCCGAGGGCGGCTTCGGCGGTCTCGCCCTCGCCACCCTCCTGATGGGCGTGATGTACGCCTGTCTCGTCTTCTCCCTCGCCGAACTCTCCGCCATCCTGCCCACGGCGGGCGGCGGTTACGGCTTCGCCCGGCGCGCGCTCGGCACCTGGGGCGGCTTCCTGACCGGTACGGCGATCCTCATCGAGTACATCCTGGCGCCCGCCGCGATCGCCCTCTTCATCGGCGACTACGTCGAATCGCTCGGCCTCTTCGGGCTGACGTCCGACTGGCCGGTCTACCTCGCCTGCTTCCTGATCTTCATCGGCATCCACCTGTGGGGCGTCGGCGAGGCCCTGCGGTTCAGCCTGGTGGTGACGGCCGTCGCCGTCGCGGCGCTGCTGATCTTCGCCGTCGGCGCGTTCACCGAGTTCGACACCGGGGGCCTGAACGACATCCCCGTCGACCAGGACGCCTTCGGCTCGGGCTCCTGGCTGCCGTTCGGCCTCCTGGGGATCTGGTCGGCGTTCCCGTTCGGCATGTGGTTCTTCCTGGGGGTGGAAGGGGTGCCGCTGGCCGCCGAGGAGGCCAAGGACCCGGTGCGCTCGATGCCGAAGGCCCTGTCCATCTCCATGGCGGTGCTGGCGCTGCTGGCCCTGATCACCTTCTTCGCCGCGACCGGCGCGCGCGGCTCGGCCGCCGTGGCGGACGCGGGCAATCCGCTGGTGGTGGCGCTCCAGGGCGACGGGAAGCCGACCGCGCTCAGCCGGTTCGTGAACTACGCGGGGCTGGCCGGTCTGGTGGCCTCGTTCTTCTCGCTCATCTACGCCGGTTCCCGGCAGCTGTTCGCGCTCTCCCGGGCGGGCTACCTGCCCCGGTTCCTGTCGCTCACCAGCCGCCGCAAGGCGCCGTACCTCGGTCTGCTCATCCCCGGCGCGATCGGCTTCGCGCTCGCGGCGGGCAGCGGGGACGGCGGGCGGATGCTGAACGTGGCGGTGTTCGGCGCGACCATCTCGTACGCCCTGATGGCGCTCTCGCACCTCGTGCTGCGCCGCCGCGAGCCGGGCCTGCCCCGCCCGTACCGCACTCCCGGCGGGACGCTCACCTCCGGCACGGCCTTCGTGCTGGCCCTGTCGGCGCTGGTCGCGACATTCCTGGTGGACAAGGACGCGGCCTTCATCGCCCTGGGCGTGTACGCGGTCGCCCTCGCCTACTTCACCTTCTACAGTCGGCACCGGCTGGTCGCGGCGGCGCCCGAGGAGGAGTTCGCGGCGCTGGCCGAGGCGGAGGCGGAACTGGAACGGGGCTGA
- a CDS encoding gamma-glutamyl-gamma-aminobutyrate hydrolase family protein: protein MKPLIGVSTYLEDSARWGVWDLPAALLPVGYPRLVQRAGGLAAMLPPDDPASAASVVARLDGLVIAGGPDVEPVRYGAEPHPLTGPPARDRDAWELALIEAALASGTPLLGICRGMQLLNVAVGGTLVQHLEGHTSAVVGSFGAHAVTPVPGTLYESLVQEEMTVPAQHHQSVDRLGDGLTVSAFAPDGTVEAVELAPPHWVLGVQWHPEMAEDTRVMAALVRAAAGGDGA from the coding sequence ATGAAGCCGCTCATCGGCGTCAGCACCTACCTGGAGGACTCCGCGCGGTGGGGCGTCTGGGACCTGCCCGCCGCCCTGCTGCCCGTCGGCTACCCGAGGCTCGTCCAGCGCGCGGGCGGCCTCGCCGCGATGCTGCCGCCCGACGACCCGGCCTCGGCGGCCTCCGTGGTGGCCCGGCTGGACGGGCTGGTGATCGCGGGCGGGCCCGACGTGGAGCCCGTACGGTACGGCGCCGAGCCGCACCCGCTCACCGGGCCGCCGGCCCGGGACAGGGACGCGTGGGAACTGGCCCTGATCGAGGCGGCGTTGGCGTCCGGGACGCCGCTGCTGGGCATCTGCCGGGGCATGCAACTGCTGAACGTCGCCGTCGGCGGCACTCTCGTCCAGCACCTGGAGGGACACACCTCGGCGGTCGTCGGCTCGTTCGGCGCGCACGCGGTGACGCCGGTGCCGGGCACGCTGTACGAGTCCCTCGTCCAGGAGGAGATGACCGTGCCCGCTCAGCACCACCAGTCGGTCGACCGGCTCGGGGACGGCCTGACGGTCTCCGCGTTCGCGCCCGACGGCACGGTCGAGGCGGTCGAACTGGCCCCGCCCCACTGGGTGCTGGGGGTGCAGTGGCATCCGGAGATGGCGGAGGACACCCGGGTGATGGCGGCCCTGGTACGGGCGGCGGCGGGCGGAGACGGCGCCTGA
- a CDS encoding 5'-3' exonuclease, translating into MLLDTASLYYRAYFGVPDSVRAPDGTPVNAVKGLLDFIARLVQDHHPDDLVACMDADWRPQWRVDLIPSYKAHRVAEPHAEGPDEEETPDALAPQVPVIEEVLDALGIARVGVAGYEADDVIGTLATRATGPVDIVTGDRDLYQLIDDARGVRVLYPLKGVGSLHLTDEAALREKYGVDGAGYVDLALLRGDPSDGLPGVPGIGEKTAAKLIDAYGDLAGIMAAVADPRSKLTPSQRKRLDEAREYVAVAPVVVRVARDVPLPDFDPVLPSEPLHAEALDELAGRWGLGGALRRLLLALQR; encoded by the coding sequence ATGCTCCTCGACACCGCCTCCCTCTACTACCGCGCCTACTTCGGGGTCCCCGACTCCGTACGGGCCCCGGACGGCACCCCGGTCAACGCGGTGAAGGGGCTGCTGGACTTCATCGCCCGCCTGGTCCAGGACCACCACCCCGACGACCTGGTGGCGTGCATGGACGCGGACTGGCGGCCCCAGTGGCGGGTCGACCTGATCCCCTCGTACAAGGCGCACCGCGTGGCCGAACCGCACGCGGAGGGCCCCGACGAGGAGGAGACCCCGGACGCCCTGGCACCGCAGGTGCCGGTGATCGAGGAGGTGCTCGACGCGCTGGGCATCGCCCGGGTCGGCGTGGCGGGGTACGAGGCGGACGACGTGATCGGCACCCTGGCGACCCGGGCCACCGGTCCCGTGGACATCGTCACCGGGGACCGCGACCTCTACCAGCTGATCGACGACGCCCGGGGGGTGCGCGTGCTGTACCCCCTCAAGGGCGTCGGTTCGCTGCACCTCACGGACGAGGCGGCGCTGCGCGAGAAGTACGGGGTGGACGGGGCGGGTTATGTGGATCTCGCCCTCCTGCGCGGCGACCCGAGCGACGGGCTGCCGGGCGTGCCGGGCATCGGTGAGAAGACGGCGGCCAAACTGATCGACGCGTACGGGGACCTGGCGGGCATCATGGCGGCCGTCGCCGACCCCCGGTCGAAGCTGACCCCGTCGCAGCGCAAGCGGCTCGACGAGGCCCGGGAGTACGTGGCGGTGGCGCCGGTCGTCGTACGGGTCGCGCGGGACGTCCCCCTGCCGGACTTCGACCCCGTCCTCCCCTCCGAGCCGCTGCATGCGGAGGCCCTGGACGAGCTGGCCGGGCGGTGGGGCCTGGGCGGCGCGCTCCGGCGTCTTCTCCTGGCGCTCCAGCGCTGA
- a CDS encoding FadR/GntR family transcriptional regulator translates to MAKKNEPMDPLEPRSEPASEPESGPASGPPAPDSDRAIRDSPTPDSPAPDSLTPVLRPVRAGNGFEEALEQILQVVRLGLVAAGERLPAERELADRLRISRVTLREVLKVLQDQGLVESRRGRYGGTFVRPRPDTPAGGAEEELRRRVSGVDIEDVLRFREVLEVGAAGLCAAHGLDGERAERLRAALAATHDAPLAEYRRLDTLLHLTLAELSGSATLTAQYAAVRATVNDLLDCIPLLVRNLEHSQRQHTALVGAVLDGDADGAREMTREHCAGTAALLRGFLA, encoded by the coding sequence GTGGCGAAGAAGAACGAGCCGATGGACCCGTTGGAGCCACGGTCCGAACCGGCGTCCGAACCGGAGTCCGGGCCGGCGTCCGGCCCGCCGGCCCCCGATTCCGATCGCGCGATCCGGGACTCGCCGACCCCGGACTCACCGGCCCCCGACTCGCTGACCCCGGTCCTGCGGCCCGTGCGGGCCGGCAACGGTTTCGAGGAGGCCCTGGAGCAGATCCTCCAGGTCGTCCGGCTCGGTCTGGTGGCGGCCGGTGAACGGCTGCCCGCCGAGCGGGAGTTGGCGGACCGGTTGCGGATCAGCCGGGTCACGCTGCGCGAGGTGCTCAAGGTGCTCCAGGACCAGGGGCTGGTGGAGAGCCGCCGCGGCCGGTACGGCGGTACGTTCGTACGCCCCCGGCCCGACACCCCGGCGGGCGGCGCCGAGGAGGAGCTGCGGCGGCGGGTGTCCGGGGTGGACATCGAGGACGTCCTGCGCTTCCGCGAGGTGCTGGAGGTGGGCGCGGCGGGGCTCTGCGCGGCGCATGGGCTGGACGGCGAGCGGGCGGAGCGGCTGCGCGCGGCGCTCGCCGCGACGCACGACGCCCCGCTGGCGGAGTACCGCAGGCTGGACACCCTGCTCCACCTGACCCTGGCCGAGCTGTCCGGGTCGGCGACGCTGACCGCCCAGTACGCGGCCGTCCGGGCGACGGTCAACGACCTGCTGGACTGCATCCCGCTGCTCGTACGGAACTTGGAGCACTCGCAGCGGCAGCACACCGCGCTGGTGGGGGCGGTGCTCGACGGGGACGCGGACGGCGCGCGCGAGATGACGCGCGAGCACTGCGCGGGGACGGCGGCGCTGCTGCGGGGGTTCCTGGCGTGA
- a CDS encoding helical backbone metal receptor, with product MTSSRPVRSPATSPRPVRRPTRRIVSLVPSLTEAVAVSAPGLLVGATDWCERPAGLDVVRIGGTKNPDVAAVVALRPDLVVANEEENRAPDLAALRAAGLDVMVTEVRTLDQAFAELERVLLTGCGLAAPPRWLDDARAAWAVPPPYPYRPRTTVVPIWRRPWMVLGRDTFAGDLLARLGVRNVYADHPERYPRIPLDVLRACGADLVVLPGEPYRFTADDGPEAFPGLPAKLVDGRFLTWYGPSLAEAPAALRAALR from the coding sequence ATGACGTCCTCCCGGCCGGTGCGGTCGCCGGCGACCTCTCCCCGGCCCGTACGCCGGCCCACACGCCGCATCGTCTCGCTCGTCCCCTCCCTCACCGAGGCGGTCGCGGTCAGTGCCCCCGGTCTGCTGGTGGGCGCCACGGACTGGTGCGAGCGCCCGGCCGGCCTCGACGTCGTACGGATCGGCGGCACCAAGAACCCCGACGTCGCGGCCGTCGTGGCGCTCCGCCCCGACCTGGTCGTCGCCAACGAGGAGGAGAACCGGGCCCCCGACCTGGCCGCCCTGCGCGCCGCCGGGCTCGACGTCATGGTCACCGAGGTCAGGACCCTGGACCAGGCCTTCGCCGAGCTGGAACGGGTCCTGCTGACCGGGTGCGGGCTCGCCGCGCCGCCCCGCTGGCTGGACGACGCGCGGGCCGCGTGGGCCGTGCCGCCCCCGTACCCGTACCGGCCGCGCACCACTGTCGTACCGATCTGGCGCCGTCCGTGGATGGTGCTCGGCCGCGACACCTTCGCCGGGGATCTGCTGGCCCGGCTCGGCGTACGGAACGTGTACGCGGACCACCCCGAGCGCTACCCGCGCATCCCTCTGGACGTGCTGCGCGCGTGCGGCGCCGACCTGGTGGTCCTGCCCGGCGAGCCGTACCGCTTCACCGCCGACGACGGCCCCGAGGCCTTCCCCGGGCTGCCCGCCAAGCTGGTCGACGGGCGTTTCCTCACCTGGTACGGGCCGTCCCTGGCCGAAGCACCGGCGGCCCTGCGGGCAGCGCTCCGCTGA